A stretch of Paenibacillus sp. URB8-2 DNA encodes these proteins:
- the purT gene encoding formate-dependent phosphoribosylglycinamide formyltransferase produces MWGSPYSAYSRKLLLLGSGELGKEVIIEAQRLGVETVAVDRYDGAPAMGVAHRSFVLDMLDGEALKELIRSEKPDVIVPEIEAIATDALLELEEEGFCVVPTARATRLTMDREGIRRLAAEKLGYPTAEYRFADSLEELRQAVGELGTPCVIKPIMSSSGKGQSVCRKPEDAENCWNTALEGARAKGTRVIVESFVVFESEITLLTVRSSSGTVFCPPIGHIQKDGDYVESWQPHEMTEEQLAQAQEIARNVTDELGGYGIFGVELFLTREGVLFSEVSPRPHDTGMVTMVTQDLSEFALHVRAILGFPLGPVELLSPGASATLKAGKDAAGQAYAITGLNEALRLPRTQVRVFGKPEVRPGRRMAVALCAADNVEKARATANEAASLLKVEVYEDEQ; encoded by the coding sequence ATGTGGGGATCTCCCTATTCTGCTTACAGCCGCAAGCTGCTGCTGCTGGGCAGCGGAGAATTGGGCAAGGAAGTGATCATTGAAGCCCAGCGATTGGGCGTGGAGACGGTAGCCGTAGACCGTTACGACGGCGCTCCCGCGATGGGGGTTGCCCACCGTTCCTTTGTGCTTGATATGCTGGATGGAGAGGCGCTTAAGGAGCTTATCCGTTCCGAGAAGCCCGATGTTATCGTTCCGGAGATTGAAGCCATTGCCACGGACGCTCTTTTGGAGTTGGAAGAAGAAGGATTTTGCGTCGTTCCGACCGCGCGCGCGACCAGGCTGACCATGGACCGGGAAGGCATCCGCCGTCTCGCCGCGGAGAAGCTCGGGTATCCTACGGCGGAGTACCGGTTCGCGGACAGTCTTGAAGAGCTGCGGCAGGCGGTGGGGGAACTGGGAACGCCGTGCGTGATCAAGCCGATTATGAGCTCTTCCGGGAAAGGACAGAGTGTCTGCCGGAAACCCGAGGATGCCGAGAACTGCTGGAACACGGCCCTTGAGGGAGCCAGAGCGAAAGGAACGCGGGTCATTGTGGAGTCTTTCGTCGTCTTCGAGAGCGAGATTACGCTGCTGACCGTCCGCTCCTCCTCCGGTACGGTGTTCTGCCCGCCGATTGGGCATATCCAGAAGGATGGGGACTATGTGGAGTCGTGGCAGCCGCATGAAATGACGGAAGAACAGCTGGCCCAAGCGCAGGAAATTGCGCGTAACGTGACGGACGAGCTGGGCGGCTACGGTATCTTTGGCGTTGAGCTGTTCCTGACGCGTGAGGGCGTTCTTTTCAGTGAAGTAAGCCCGAGACCGCATGACACCGGAATGGTGACGATGGTTACTCAGGATTTGTCGGAGTTTGCTCTGCATGTCAGAGCGATTCTCGGTTTCCCGCTTGGACCGGTGGAATTGCTGTCACCGGGAGCGTCGGCGACGCTTAAAGCCGGGAAAGATGCTGCCGGACAGGCTTATGCCATTACCGGACTGAATGAAGCGCTGCGGCTTCCCCGTACGCAGGTCCGTGTATTCGGCAAACCGGAAGTCCGCCCGGGACGGCGGATGGCGGTCGCGCTCTGTGCGGCCGATAATGTGGAGAAAGCGCGGGCGACTGCCAATGAAGCGGCGTCCCTGCTAAAAGTGGAGGTATACGAGGATGAACAGTAG
- a CDS encoding dynamin family protein: protein MGAERESVHSGGNTDAAGYLQKLTEWMERQGDIESAHIFADLLEKERKRELTIAFCGHFSAGKSSMINALCGRDILPSGPVPTSANIVSIRCGRPRALIYRETSRSRIREPKEVSSEQLRDYCRLGGDYTAIEVWDKVPLLEPHGVLMDTPGVDSTDEGHQSATRSALHLADIVFYIMDYNHVQSENNLTFAKNLSDWGKPLYLVINQIDKHRERELSIEGYRKQAENAFRNWGVKFAGMLFTSLKEKEHPLSHWESLPRLITELLERRETLLEYSLSRSIEHTAEAYLSSFREGQREEREALLEELGGEDSVSLERELAELEAEEKELETLPERARLQLRGSLDALLGNANLMPADIRDAVSRYADSLRSGFRTGLLTTAAKRDRERASRLTLLGDALERQVSAQLEGHVLSLVRAWGEELELWTEADELALKSGFPQTGAQWLAEAVKPGAPATGEALLQLCRGLAADIRSGYRRAALGTADGLLAKLPPLLEARRAELARRRDARARQARAAAALAALSRAYEARAAELAALLPPLRTLTPGLLPEVSASRGRPLPGPPRRSFLPPRRVAEGTAAAQGAAAGPAPAEGRRRLGEAAQLLGSAASLLRGEPAMASASRALAARAADLAGGRFTLALLGAFSAGKSSFANALLGEVVLPVSPHPATAAVNRILAPEGPFRHGTAAVTMKNRDEIWDDIRHSFGVLQMEEPEPRAWTDAVTELPAQGLHPSALPHAGFLKAAARGWKEAEPLLGTMRTVELDEYRSLVAEESRACFVRGIDLYYACPLTASGIVLVDTPGADSLHARHTGVTFGYMKEADAICFVTYYNHAFSKTDRQLLAQLGRIRESFPLDKMFFIVNASDLAADEEELAEVKEHVALNLRSAGLGNPRIYALSSMQALEGKAGGSSYEASRFGAFETALWRFAGEELPALSLKAALDSLTSVCSRAEEWRDIALKAESEREDESRRMEERRLRADERLMRLTAEERPLRDLRREGGELLFHVRQRIGFAFGRMYQESFHPSLLREGAGGLKEIFAACGRELWRTAGRELEAELWATTLRLTAAGRRLVREASAAAALELGLPADPPSTASEEDEAWPAPKGLEGDLPPADWGKLWGLFKSPKHFFEGGGRDALRNATEPLLKEALAEAASRLETLLLDHYESLAVQALARAVVALRETLEEQDLAMSAMLKGGDSAERWNFLVHGLRELETAFGDRMNMEV from the coding sequence GTGGGTGCGGAACGTGAGAGCGTACATAGCGGTGGAAATACGGATGCAGCCGGGTATCTGCAAAAGCTCACCGAATGGATGGAGCGGCAGGGAGACATAGAGAGCGCGCATATTTTCGCGGATTTGCTGGAAAAAGAGCGGAAGAGGGAATTGACTATCGCCTTCTGCGGTCATTTTTCGGCAGGAAAATCAAGTATGATCAACGCTTTATGCGGCAGAGATATCCTTCCTTCGGGACCGGTTCCGACAAGCGCCAATATTGTCTCTATCCGTTGCGGCCGTCCGCGGGCGTTGATCTATCGGGAGACGTCACGTAGCCGTATAAGAGAACCTAAGGAAGTTTCGTCGGAGCAGCTTCGGGATTACTGCCGTCTTGGAGGAGACTACACCGCAATCGAAGTCTGGGACAAGGTGCCGCTTCTTGAACCGCATGGCGTGCTGATGGATACCCCGGGAGTGGACTCCACGGACGAGGGACATCAGAGCGCGACCCGGTCGGCGCTGCATCTGGCGGACATCGTATTCTATATCATGGATTACAATCATGTGCAGTCCGAGAATAACCTTACTTTCGCCAAAAATTTGAGCGATTGGGGCAAGCCGCTATACCTGGTTATTAATCAGATCGACAAGCACCGGGAAAGGGAATTATCCATTGAGGGCTACCGGAAGCAGGCAGAAAATGCTTTTCGGAATTGGGGCGTGAAATTTGCCGGTATGTTGTTTACTTCACTGAAGGAAAAAGAACACCCGTTAAGCCATTGGGAAAGCCTTCCCCGCCTGATTACTGAGCTGTTGGAACGGCGGGAAACGCTTCTGGAATACAGCCTGTCCCGCTCGATTGAGCATACGGCCGAGGCTTATCTGTCCTCGTTCCGCGAAGGGCAGCGGGAGGAAAGGGAAGCGCTGCTGGAAGAACTCGGCGGCGAAGATTCCGTCAGCCTGGAACGGGAGCTGGCCGAACTTGAAGCAGAGGAGAAGGAGTTGGAAACGCTGCCTGAACGGGCGCGGCTTCAACTTCGCGGCAGCTTGGACGCTCTACTCGGCAACGCCAACCTGATGCCCGCCGATATCCGGGATGCGGTAAGCCGCTACGCCGACAGCCTGAGGTCCGGCTTCCGGACGGGGCTGCTGACCACGGCGGCCAAGCGGGATAGAGAGCGGGCGAGCCGGCTTACGCTGCTCGGCGATGCTCTGGAGCGTCAGGTATCGGCGCAGCTTGAAGGCCATGTGCTGTCGCTTGTGCGCGCATGGGGCGAAGAGCTGGAGCTGTGGACCGAGGCGGATGAGCTGGCGCTGAAAAGCGGCTTTCCGCAGACGGGCGCGCAGTGGCTGGCGGAAGCGGTGAAGCCGGGAGCGCCCGCCACGGGCGAGGCGCTGCTCCAGCTCTGCCGCGGCCTGGCGGCGGACATCCGGAGCGGCTACCGCCGCGCCGCCCTCGGCACGGCCGACGGCCTGCTGGCGAAGCTGCCGCCGCTCCTCGAAGCGCGCCGCGCGGAGCTTGCGCGCCGCAGGGACGCCCGCGCCCGGCAGGCGCGTGCCGCCGCCGCGCTGGCGGCGCTCTCCCGCGCGTACGAAGCCCGCGCGGCCGAACTCGCGGCGCTGCTGCCGCCGCTCCGTACGCTCACCCCCGGCCTGCTGCCGGAGGTGAGCGCTTCCCGCGGGCGCCCCTTGCCGGGGCCGCCCCGCAGGAGCTTCCTTCCGCCGCGCCGCGTGGCGGAAGGCACAGCGGCCGCGCAGGGCGCCGCGGCCGGACCCGCGCCGGCGGAGGGACGCCGCCGGCTGGGCGAAGCCGCGCAGCTGCTGGGCAGCGCGGCTTCGCTGCTGCGGGGCGAGCCGGCGATGGCTTCGGCGTCGCGCGCTCTGGCGGCGCGGGCGGCGGACCTCGCCGGCGGCCGGTTCACGCTGGCGCTGTTGGGAGCATTCAGCGCCGGCAAATCCTCCTTCGCCAATGCCTTGCTTGGCGAAGTGGTGCTGCCCGTGTCTCCCCATCCCGCCACGGCCGCGGTGAACCGGATCTTGGCGCCGGAGGGACCGTTCCGGCATGGAACGGCGGCGGTGACCATGAAGAACCGGGATGAAATATGGGACGATATCCGCCATTCCTTTGGAGTGCTTCAGATGGAAGAACCGGAACCCCGAGCATGGACCGATGCGGTTACTGAGCTGCCAGCACAGGGCCTGCACCCTTCGGCTCTGCCGCACGCCGGATTCTTGAAGGCGGCGGCAAGGGGCTGGAAGGAGGCGGAGCCGCTCCTGGGAACGATGCGGACGGTAGAACTTGATGAGTATCGCAGTCTGGTCGCCGAAGAGAGCCGGGCCTGCTTCGTGCGGGGAATCGACCTTTACTATGCCTGCCCGCTGACGGCAAGCGGCATCGTGCTGGTCGATACGCCGGGGGCGGATTCGCTGCACGCCCGGCATACCGGCGTCACCTTCGGCTATATGAAGGAAGCTGACGCGATTTGTTTTGTCACTTATTACAATCATGCTTTCTCCAAGACCGACCGCCAGCTGCTTGCGCAGCTTGGCCGGATCAGGGAGAGCTTCCCGCTGGACAAAATGTTTTTTATCGTCAACGCGTCCGATCTTGCGGCGGATGAGGAGGAACTGGCGGAAGTCAAGGAGCATGTCGCCTTGAACCTCCGGTCTGCGGGGCTTGGCAACCCGCGCATTTATGCACTCTCCAGCATGCAAGCGCTGGAAGGGAAGGCGGGCGGCTCGTCGTATGAAGCGTCGCGGTTCGGCGCCTTTGAGACCGCCCTTTGGCGGTTCGCCGGTGAAGAGCTGCCCGCGCTGTCGCTGAAGGCGGCCTTGGACAGTCTGACATCGGTCTGCAGCCGCGCGGAGGAATGGCGGGACATAGCGCTAAAAGCGGAGTCGGAACGGGAGGACGAGAGCCGCCGTATGGAAGAACGCCGCCTCAGGGCGGACGAACGGCTTATGCGGCTGACAGCCGAGGAGCGTCCCCTGCGAGACCTGCGCCGCGAAGGCGGGGAGCTGCTGTTCCATGTACGGCAGCGGATCGGATTCGCGTTTGGCCGGATGTATCAGGAATCTTTCCACCCGTCGCTGCTGCGGGAAGGCGCCGGTGGGCTGAAAGAGATTTTCGCCGCCTGCGGCCGGGAGCTGTGGCGGACCGCGGGCCGGGAACTGGAGGCCGAGCTGTGGGCGACGACTCTCCGCCTTACGGCAGCCGGCCGCAGGCTGGTCCGTGAGGCTTCGGCAGCCGCCGCCTTGGAGCTCGGTCTGCCGGCGGACCCTCCGTCCACCGCATCGGAAGAGGATGAGGCTTGGCCGGCTCCGAAAGGTCTGGAAGGCGATCTGCCTCCGGCCGACTGGGGAAAACTGTGGGGACTGTTCAAATCACCGAAGCATTTCTTTGAAGGCGGCGGCCGGGACGCTTTAAGGAACGCGACCGAGCCGCTGCTGAAGGAAGCCCTAGCAGAGGCCGCATCCAGGCTGGAGACGCTGCTGCTCGATCACTACGAATCGCTTGCGGTGCAGGCGCTGGCAAGGGCGGTCGTGGCGCTGAGGGAAACGCTGGAAGAGCAGGATCTGGCCATGTCCGCGATGCTGAAAGGAGGTGATTCGGCGGAACGCTGGAACTTTCTCGTTCACGGACTGCGGGAGCTGGAAACCGCTTTTGGCGACAGGATGAATATGGAAGTGTGA
- the nth gene encoding endonuclease III yields MKISDVRHILDTIGEMFPDADCELNHSNAFELTIAVLLSAQCTDATVNKVTADLFQKYRTPLDYVSVPLEELEQDIRRIGLYRNKAKHIQNLCAILIEQYGGQVPEAHDQLVTLPGVGRKTANVVVSNAFGVPAIAVDTHVERVSKRLGLAGWKDSVLEIEKKLMKAVPKDEWTLTHHRLIFFGRYHCKAQNPKCQVCPLLDMCREGKKRMKTSRVRQDNK; encoded by the coding sequence ATGAAGATTTCTGACGTCCGTCACATTTTGGATACGATTGGCGAAATGTTTCCGGATGCAGACTGCGAGCTGAATCACAGTAATGCATTCGAACTGACGATCGCGGTGCTGCTGTCAGCTCAGTGCACGGATGCAACGGTGAACAAGGTCACTGCGGACTTGTTCCAGAAGTATAGAACTCCGCTGGATTACGTATCCGTTCCGCTGGAAGAGCTGGAGCAGGATATACGCCGAATCGGGTTGTACCGCAATAAGGCGAAACATATTCAGAATTTGTGCGCTATCCTGATCGAACAGTACGGAGGACAGGTGCCGGAGGCTCACGATCAGCTGGTGACACTCCCGGGAGTCGGCCGCAAGACGGCCAATGTGGTCGTTTCCAACGCCTTCGGCGTACCGGCGATTGCCGTGGACACTCATGTGGAGCGGGTATCCAAGCGTTTGGGGCTCGCGGGCTGGAAGGATTCCGTGCTTGAGATCGAGAAGAAGCTGATGAAGGCAGTCCCAAAGGATGAATGGACGCTGACCCATCACCGGCTGATTTTTTTCGGAAGATATCACTGCAAAGCGCAGAATCCGAAATGTCAGGTTTGCCCGCTTCTGGATATGTGCCGGGAAGGCAAGAAACGTATGAAAACGTCGCGAGTCAGACAAGATAATAAATAG
- a CDS encoding S-layer homology domain-containing protein, giving the protein MSGNNKHNNNSREYTKKTISFLLAGAMVFGGAGAVFADGASAAGASATASMTVSKTGAFSDVSSGFWAEKHIYKLAAQGIIVGNNGKFRPGDPVTQQEAVLMALRFMKLENKASANSVATALPTGFDVSNYYKPYVVLAFQQNVLDKATEMTADNLKTSWGTRKATREWIAELLIRALGKTSDALSVANEPSGFADDAKISSDKRGYINTAIDLGLTNGLKGNIFNPQGEVTRAQLATFFSRAEAQSAAVYDNTASGIVTELKDGKMTVYSGAASAVYSLSSGTAYFTSAADTAISLNDIQPYTKVTVIGKNGAASYVELTDAKPQVETIQGTFARLSPSANKFWLKNADGYPEYAFDNATSFVDAGGSAITASSISEDSIVSITRETFTGQNKVLKVQVTSGVVNKTASGTLKSIDLTAKTITFTNASGTEETFKWTDSALFSYQKAILQPSELKAGTAVNYTIKNSLIASVEVTQSVERTVQGMLTELTDSSVVYKKADGTRGVQLLAASTAIVIQGYAKPAAANLIADATYGDTVELTLNGSDQVTKITVVNRRLEQLFGTSVVSFNFKTNLLTVTDSGNQAHVYQLDANTKFINANGNLPTLSSIASMLTENRKVNVSALGQRMLSLEIVSKYEGTLTSVNTATKMFVLKTADGRSLNLPYPPMVEMFGRTGLSITDVSAGSVVTAFLSTSQDVLTSLKVKTSQQLQLAYVDAANNKLGVKTSGGNIDIYTLSLPLTDEAGQTIKLSDLKAGDYVNVPALGNSPLSIQSVKLTSGQVTAIDAAAGSLSVKDYSGAVQTFGAGGNVKIVRDSAASGTLGSLSLSERVEVRKDADGTTTIVSVLPVQSRSFSSYDAAAGRIVVKRDTVDDENYRFTLSPNVYIHQGDTTLSVQSLKENDKITLYFNNNIVVEIVKQ; this is encoded by the coding sequence TTGTCGGGAAATAATAAACACAATAATAACAGCAGGGAATACACGAAGAAGACGATATCCTTCCTGCTCGCCGGGGCAATGGTTTTCGGCGGGGCTGGAGCGGTATTCGCAGACGGCGCTTCGGCCGCGGGCGCTTCGGCGACCGCATCAATGACGGTTTCCAAAACGGGGGCTTTCTCCGATGTAAGCAGCGGCTTTTGGGCCGAGAAGCATATCTACAAACTGGCCGCTCAGGGAATCATTGTGGGCAACAACGGAAAGTTCCGTCCAGGCGACCCCGTTACCCAACAGGAAGCTGTGCTGATGGCTTTGCGATTCATGAAGCTGGAAAACAAGGCGTCGGCCAACAGTGTAGCCACGGCGCTGCCGACCGGCTTTGATGTGTCCAATTATTACAAACCCTATGTCGTGCTGGCCTTCCAGCAGAATGTCCTGGACAAGGCGACGGAAATGACGGCGGACAATCTGAAGACGTCCTGGGGGACACGCAAGGCTACGCGCGAGTGGATTGCCGAATTGTTGATTCGCGCCCTCGGCAAGACGTCTGATGCGCTGTCAGTCGCAAATGAACCCTCAGGTTTCGCGGATGACGCCAAAATTTCCTCGGACAAACGCGGATATATCAACACGGCTATTGATCTCGGATTGACGAACGGACTGAAAGGGAATATTTTCAATCCGCAAGGAGAGGTTACGCGTGCGCAGCTCGCCACCTTTTTCAGCCGGGCGGAAGCCCAATCGGCGGCCGTGTACGACAACACGGCAAGCGGCATCGTGACCGAATTGAAGGATGGTAAAATGACGGTATACAGCGGTGCGGCTTCCGCAGTATATTCATTGAGCTCCGGCACGGCTTATTTTACCAGCGCCGCCGATACGGCGATCTCGCTGAACGATATCCAGCCCTATACCAAGGTGACGGTCATCGGAAAGAACGGAGCGGCTTCCTATGTAGAGCTGACCGATGCGAAACCGCAGGTGGAGACGATTCAAGGCACGTTCGCGAGACTTTCTCCGAGCGCCAATAAGTTTTGGCTGAAAAATGCCGACGGCTATCCGGAATATGCTTTCGACAACGCTACTTCCTTTGTGGACGCGGGAGGCAGCGCGATTACGGCTTCCTCGATTTCGGAGGACAGCATCGTGTCGATCACACGCGAGACATTTACCGGACAGAACAAAGTTCTTAAAGTTCAGGTCACCTCCGGAGTCGTCAATAAAACGGCATCTGGAACGCTCAAAAGCATCGACCTTACCGCCAAGACGATAACCTTCACGAACGCTTCCGGAACGGAGGAGACGTTCAAATGGACGGACAGCGCCCTGTTCAGTTACCAGAAAGCCATTCTGCAGCCCTCTGAACTGAAGGCGGGCACCGCGGTGAATTACACGATCAAGAACAGTTTAATCGCTTCCGTCGAGGTGACGCAGTCGGTTGAACGGACGGTGCAGGGAATGCTGACCGAGTTGACCGACTCCTCCGTCGTTTATAAGAAAGCGGATGGCACACGCGGCGTTCAACTGCTGGCGGCGAGCACTGCCATTGTCATTCAGGGCTATGCCAAACCGGCCGCGGCGAACCTCATTGCCGATGCCACTTACGGCGACACTGTGGAACTGACGTTAAACGGCAGCGATCAGGTTACCAAGATCACCGTTGTTAACCGCCGGCTGGAGCAGCTGTTTGGAACGTCGGTCGTCAGCTTTAACTTCAAGACGAATCTGCTGACGGTCACGGACAGCGGCAATCAAGCGCATGTCTATCAGCTTGACGCGAATACGAAGTTTATTAATGCGAATGGCAATTTGCCGACGCTGAGCAGCATCGCTTCGATGCTGACAGAGAACCGGAAGGTCAATGTCAGCGCCCTCGGACAGCGTATGCTCTCTTTGGAAATTGTAAGCAAATACGAAGGTACGCTAACCTCGGTCAACACCGCGACCAAAATGTTTGTGCTGAAAACGGCAGACGGCCGCTCCTTGAACCTGCCTTATCCGCCGATGGTCGAGATGTTCGGACGGACCGGGCTTTCTATTACCGACGTATCCGCTGGCAGTGTCGTGACTGCCTTCCTGTCGACAAGCCAGGATGTGCTGACTTCGCTCAAGGTGAAGACATCCCAGCAGCTTCAACTGGCGTATGTCGATGCGGCGAACAACAAATTGGGCGTCAAGACATCCGGAGGGAATATTGATATTTATACGCTCTCGCTTCCGCTGACCGACGAGGCGGGGCAGACGATCAAGCTTAGTGATCTTAAAGCCGGAGATTATGTGAATGTCCCCGCGCTTGGAAACTCACCTCTGTCGATTCAATCCGTCAAGCTTACGTCAGGCCAGGTTACGGCGATAGATGCCGCAGCCGGATCGCTGAGCGTCAAAGATTATTCGGGCGCCGTCCAAACGTTCGGAGCTGGAGGCAACGTCAAAATTGTCCGCGACAGCGCGGCTTCTGGCACTCTCGGATCTCTCTCGTTATCCGAAAGAGTGGAGGTTCGCAAGGATGCCGACGGAACGACGACAATCGTGAGCGTTCTGCCCGTACAAAGCCGCAGCTTTTCAAGCTACGATGCCGCCGCAGGCCGTATTGTCGTTAAGCGGGATACGGTAGATGACGAAAATTACCGGTTTACCTTATCGCCAAACGTATACATTCACCAAGGCGACACGACTTTGTCCGTGCAATCTCTCAAAGAAAATGATAAAATTACACTATATTTCAATAACAATATCGTAGTTGAAATTGTGAAGCAGTAA
- a CDS encoding GerMN domain-containing protein, translated as MLNKKMGLIGIASALLIMLAGCGGKPSAAPANEGGISSPAVVSGAEGDTEASAQPAASAAPDPTAQPTAGTADSTAEPSPGDATSEEKQSKSIDVYYTDPQMMDLKPAKATIAYKNDTEKYTEAFKALQNSDNADLISLWGKMELKSLKFENGQIVMDIHKPAEAQLGAGGEAFALSALTKTLFQFPEVQSIELLVDGEQVESLMGHADLLHPMTRDNSQ; from the coding sequence ATGTTGAATAAAAAAATGGGGCTTATCGGCATCGCGTCTGCCCTTCTGATTATGCTGGCAGGATGCGGCGGCAAGCCGTCTGCAGCGCCGGCTAATGAGGGAGGCATCTCTTCTCCGGCAGTAGTCAGCGGAGCGGAGGGGGACACTGAGGCTTCGGCGCAGCCGGCGGCCAGCGCTGCTCCTGATCCTACGGCTCAGCCGACAGCGGGAACTGCGGATTCCACAGCCGAGCCGTCACCGGGCGATGCGACGTCGGAGGAGAAACAGAGCAAGAGCATCGATGTCTATTACACAGATCCTCAAATGATGGATTTGAAGCCGGCAAAGGCGACCATCGCTTACAAGAACGATACCGAAAAATATACCGAAGCCTTCAAAGCGCTGCAAAACAGCGATAACGCGGATCTGATTTCCTTATGGGGGAAAATGGAGCTGAAGTCCCTGAAGTTCGAGAACGGACAAATCGTGATGGACATTCATAAACCGGCGGAAGCCCAGCTTGGGGCCGGCGGCGAAGCATTTGCGCTCAGCGCGCTGACCAAGACGCTGTTCCAGTTCCCTGAGGTACAGAGCATTGAACTGCTGGTGGATGGAGAGCAGGTCGAAAGCCTGATGGGGCACGCGGATCTGCTGCATCCAATGACCAGAGACAACAGCCAGTAA
- a CDS encoding N-acetylmuramoyl-L-alanine amidase family protein has product MKKLSFMLLVLLFVFIMPENGHAASGNNKIFLDGKELTAGQSVPVENVNGTIMVPLRMIVENLGYKVEWNQSAKTVTIEQEGKVIKLSVGQKTASVDGDTVILTEAPVLRTDTSLVPIRFISEQFGLLVEWDNKEKTVTITTPASSQGSGSSTGSNSSGEGTSTVTSPPDSASSLTMVNGVSFSGNQMIIAMDGSSEPKISVLNNPDRIVVDIPNATFSDAFGSGQSLDPNLQGKLDATGYPDVKEIRYSLFSSNPYTVRFVIQLNYSKDFGYSTSVDSSSKLAIVDLNAIGGLAAAGSTGTTNDTTVPPGSNGKKLIVLDAGHGAKDSGAIGVTGKYEKNFNLAVVLKAQALLKKEANIDIVLTRSDDTFLELKDRVAIANNLNADLFVSVHANSSSTSVASGTETYFKRDESKAFAKVMHKYLVQATGLSDRGVQYGNFHVIRETKMPAVLLEVGYLSNKKDEALLFTNDLQDRVAASIVSGIKEYLGIS; this is encoded by the coding sequence ATGAAGAAGTTAAGTTTTATGCTGCTGGTGCTATTATTCGTATTCATTATGCCGGAAAATGGACATGCCGCTTCTGGAAACAACAAGATTTTCCTCGACGGCAAGGAACTGACCGCAGGACAAAGCGTCCCGGTCGAGAACGTGAACGGAACCATCATGGTGCCTCTTCGGATGATTGTCGAAAACTTGGGCTACAAAGTGGAATGGAACCAGAGCGCCAAGACGGTCACAATTGAGCAGGAAGGAAAGGTAATCAAGCTGTCGGTAGGCCAAAAAACAGCGTCGGTTGACGGCGATACCGTCATTCTTACCGAGGCGCCCGTTCTGAGGACAGACACATCGCTGGTGCCGATCCGCTTCATTTCGGAGCAATTCGGCTTGCTTGTGGAATGGGATAACAAGGAGAAGACAGTAACGATTACAACACCGGCGTCTTCCCAGGGTAGCGGGTCATCCACAGGAAGCAATTCATCCGGAGAAGGGACAAGCACAGTGACGTCTCCACCGGATTCCGCCAGTAGTCTAACAATGGTTAATGGCGTAAGTTTCAGTGGGAATCAGATGATTATTGCGATGGACGGATCCTCGGAACCGAAGATTTCCGTACTGAACAATCCGGACCGGATTGTGGTCGATATTCCGAATGCCACCTTCTCCGACGCCTTCGGCTCGGGTCAGAGCCTGGACCCCAACCTCCAGGGAAAGCTTGATGCAACGGGATACCCTGATGTTAAGGAAATCCGCTATTCGCTGTTTAGCAGCAATCCGTATACGGTACGGTTTGTCATCCAGCTTAATTATTCCAAAGATTTCGGTTACAGCACGTCGGTGGATTCTTCGTCAAAGCTGGCCATTGTGGATTTGAACGCCATTGGAGGGCTGGCAGCAGCCGGCAGCACCGGCACCACGAACGACACCACGGTTCCTCCAGGCAGCAACGGCAAAAAATTGATCGTGCTGGACGCCGGACACGGCGCGAAGGATTCAGGCGCGATCGGAGTAACCGGAAAGTATGAGAAGAACTTTAATCTGGCGGTAGTCCTGAAAGCACAGGCGCTGCTGAAAAAAGAGGCCAACATCGACATTGTGCTGACCCGCAGCGATGATACCTTTCTCGAACTTAAGGACCGGGTGGCCATTGCCAATAACCTGAACGCTGATTTGTTCGTCTCGGTTCATGCCAACAGCAGCTCCACTTCGGTTGCCAGCGGCACGGAAACGTACTTTAAGCGGGATGAGAGCAAAGCGTTCGCCAAAGTCATGCACAAATATTTGGTACAGGCGACAGGTCTGAGCGACCGGGGCGTGCAGTACGGCAATTTTCATGTGATCCGTGAAACGAAAATGCCGGCGGTTCTGCTTGAGGTCGGCTATCTCAGCAACAAGAAAGACGAAGCGCTCCTGTTTACGAACGATTTGCAAGACAGGGTAGCCGCCTCGATCGTGAGCGGAATCAAAGAGTATCTGGGAATCAGTTAA